One segment of Clostridium botulinum DNA contains the following:
- a CDS encoding iron-containing alcohol dehydrogenase, which translates to MNFKLEQKVKVIVCHELANTILQILNMEKYKKPMVAIDSFLVNTPIIQGMFALLKENSRDYFVYDKIVSNPPTDIIDDGAKLFLKNNCDSIIGIGGGSAIDSARGINIVRTLGGNIRDYAFEKDIPEFCKGLIAVPTTSGTGSELSNALIVSEPKTHEKLSVLSNNAVSEYAVLAPELAITLPISMTAATGLDAFSHAAEGYTSKLSSPITDAICEKIMYLIVKYLPKAIKNGADIEARERMMVAAALGGWMLNNAGTHVGHSQAHIIGALYGIPHGMACAYALPGTLLYTAKANPKKVKEIGLILGAEYPADSTDLEIGEITAEKLKWFRDEVIGLDSFKKFNVSREEFISNAEKVVEERFAGNSPMEITLDLAEKLLEFYG; encoded by the coding sequence ATGAATTTTAAATTAGAACAAAAAGTTAAAGTTATTGTTTGTCACGAATTAGCGAATACTATTTTGCAAATTCTAAACATGGAAAAATATAAAAAACCTATGGTGGCAATTGACAGCTTTTTAGTAAATACGCCCATTATTCAAGGCATGTTTGCATTATTAAAAGAAAATAGCCGGGACTACTTTGTCTACGATAAAATAGTTTCTAATCCACCTACTGATATTATTGATGATGGAGCTAAATTATTCTTAAAAAATAATTGTGATAGTATCATAGGTATTGGAGGCGGAAGTGCTATTGATTCAGCAAGAGGAATCAATATTGTTAGAACTTTAGGTGGAAATATCAGAGATTATGCTTTTGAGAAAGATATTCCTGAATTTTGTAAAGGATTAATTGCAGTACCTACCACATCTGGTACTGGAAGTGAATTATCTAATGCTTTAATTGTTTCTGAACCCAAGACACATGAAAAGTTGTCTGTTTTATCAAATAATGCTGTGAGCGAGTATGCTGTTTTAGCTCCTGAATTAGCAATTACACTTCCAATAAGTATGACAGCAGCTACTGGTTTAGATGCATTTTCGCATGCAGCTGAGGGATATACATCCAAGTTATCTTCTCCAATTACAGATGCTATTTGTGAAAAAATTATGTATTTAATTGTGAAATACCTTCCTAAAGCTATAAAAAATGGAGCTGATATAGAAGCAAGAGAGCGTATGATGGTTGCTGCTGCATTAGGTGGGTGGATGTTAAATAATGCAGGAACCCATGTTGGTCATTCACAGGCTCATATTATTGGTGCACTTTATGGAATTCCACACGGAATGGCATGTGCTTATGCTCTACCGGGTACTTTGTTATATACTGCTAAGGCAAATCCAAAAAAAGTAAAAGAAATTGGATTGATTTTAGGGGCTGAATATCCGGCCGATTCTACAGACTTAGAGATTGGTGAAATCACAGCAGAAAAATTAAAATGGTTTAGAGATGAGGTGATTGGACTTGACTCTTTTAAAAAATTCAATGTTTCTAGGGAAGAATTTATATCTAATGCAGAAAAGGTGGTTGAAGAACGTTTTGCAGGTAATTCACCAATGGAAATTACTTTAGATTTAGCTGAAAAGCTATTGGAGTTTTATGGATAA
- a CDS encoding phosphoribosylanthranilate isomerase, whose translation MDRIFNEAKKRGVKCVAIMLNTDPDEMIFITNRVKPDILHIAGMEFTADAAFAERLRKECPGVELMQAVLVDGPEAVERAKEYAKFCDYILTDSGLAADTGIGASGMTHDWNIDSEIVRSVNIPVIIAGGLGPDNVEECIKQVKPYGVDSLTKTSYKYNDGVMEKDIPKVKQFCERADKIAEELGL comes from the coding sequence GTGGATCGTATCTTTAATGAGGCTAAAAAACGTGGTGTAAAATGTGTAGCTATCATGCTGAATACAGACCCCGATGAAATGATTTTTATTACAAACAGAGTAAAACCAGATATTTTGCATATTGCTGGTATGGAATTTACAGCTGATGCAGCATTCGCTGAAAGATTACGAAAAGAATGTCCAGGAGTTGAATTGATGCAGGCTGTTCTTGTGGATGGACCTGAAGCTGTGGAACGTGCAAAGGAATATGCAAAATTTTGTGATTATATATTAACAGATTCAGGACTTGCAGCAGATACAGGTATTGGAGCAAGTGGTATGACACACGATTGGAATATTGATTCAGAAATCGTTAGATCTGTAAATATACCAGTGATTATTGCAGGAGGCTTAGGACCAGACAATGTAGAAGAATGTATCAAACAGGTAAAACCTTATGGTGTAGACTCATTAACTAAGACAAGCTATAAATACAATGATGGTGTAATGGAAAAAGATATTCCAAAAGTAAAACAATTTTGTGAAAGAGCAGATAAGATTGCTGAAGAATTAGGCCTATAA
- a CDS encoding PfkB family carbohydrate kinase: protein MLTDNYVVVIGGLNLDIAGLSGNLYREKDSNIGEIKMTVGGVGQNIAQNLVKLDVPTYLITVYGDDYFGEFLAEECKKYDIHLDYAQCILNTSSSTYLYVADDHGDMVTAVNDMKITENITPEFLERRISFINGASICVLDGNISKESMEWLANHCTVPIFVDPVSIAKVNRFENILDKIDTFKPNALEASALSGIKIIDIESAKEAAKVLHKKGVKNVFISLGENGILCSREGEVDCIPIYPTRVVSVNGAGDCNMATITWARFHYDNAIPLSRVGMLTQAAASLTVEVAQSVSPNLNIKNVIERSRKFLEEV, encoded by the coding sequence ATGCTAACGGATAATTATGTAGTGGTTATAGGAGGACTGAATTTAGACATAGCAGGCTTGTCTGGAAATCTATACAGGGAAAAAGATTCAAATATCGGAGAAATTAAGATGACAGTTGGTGGAGTAGGACAGAATATTGCTCAAAACTTAGTAAAATTAGATGTTCCCACATATTTAATAACAGTCTATGGAGATGATTATTTTGGGGAATTCCTAGCTGAAGAGTGTAAAAAGTATGATATTCACTTAGATTATGCTCAATGTATTCTTAACACTAGTAGTTCTACTTATTTATATGTTGCAGATGATCATGGAGATATGGTCACAGCTGTTAATGATATGAAAATTACAGAAAATATTACTCCAGAATTCTTAGAGAGACGTATAAGCTTCATTAACGGAGCATCAATTTGTGTGCTTGATGGAAATATTTCAAAAGAATCTATGGAGTGGCTTGCAAATCATTGCACTGTACCTATTTTTGTAGATCCAGTTTCTATTGCTAAAGTAAACAGATTTGAAAATATTTTAGATAAGATTGATACTTTTAAACCTAATGCATTAGAAGCAAGTGCTTTATCAGGAATAAAAATTATTGATATTGAAAGCGCCAAAGAAGCAGCCAAAGTTTTGCATAAAAAAGGAGTAAAGAATGTCTTTATATCTTTAGGAGAAAATGGAATACTGTGCTCAAGAGAAGGCGAAGTAGATTGTATCCCAATTTATCCTACACGTGTAGTTAGTGTAAATGGCGCTGGGGATTGCAATATGGCAACGATTACATGGGCGCGTTTTCATTATGACAATGCAATACCATTATCAAGAGTTGGGATGCTGACTCAGGCAGCAGCTAGTTTAACAGTGGAAGTTGCACAGTCAGTATCTCCAAATTTAAACATTAAAAATGTAATAGAAAGATCAAGAAAATTTTTAGAAGAGGTGTAA
- a CDS encoding RNA polymerase sigma factor, producing the protein MDMQDTIRRCKLGDKVAFQELLQTVEKKALATAYFLSGKRGIAEDILQETYMKCFMEIDKLKDPEAFKVWFFRILVRTGWKMSKKQSMLVPTDITSENEALFYNEKQNEENIIDTYEIKHIVKSAINNLSENLKTVVILYYFNDMSIEEISKVTGCFKATVKSRLFYARGALKKQLGDCFENQNHLVEVKCKQI; encoded by the coding sequence TTGGATATGCAAGACACGATAAGACGTTGTAAGCTAGGAGACAAAGTGGCATTTCAGGAACTTTTGCAAACCGTAGAAAAGAAAGCATTGGCTACAGCTTATTTTTTATCTGGAAAAAGAGGAATTGCAGAGGACATTCTTCAGGAAACTTATATGAAATGTTTTATGGAAATAGATAAGCTTAAAGATCCTGAAGCATTTAAAGTATGGTTTTTTAGAATTCTTGTTCGCACAGGCTGGAAAATGTCTAAAAAACAATCAATGCTAGTTCCTACTGATATAACATCAGAAAATGAAGCCTTATTTTATAATGAAAAACAAAATGAAGAAAATATAATTGACACTTATGAAATAAAGCACATAGTAAAAAGCGCAATTAATAATTTAAGTGAAAATTTAAAAACTGTTGTTATTTTATATTACTTTAATGATATGTCAATAGAGGAAATTTCAAAGGTAACTGGATGCTTTAAAGCAACAGTAAAATCCCGTTTATTCTATGCAAGAGGTGCTTTAAAAAAGCAATTGGGTGATTGTTTTGAAAATCAAAATCATCTAGTAGAAGTTAAATGCAAACAAATATAG
- a CDS encoding HAD family hydrolase, with amino-acid sequence MKYSHVVFDIDGTLIDTEKAVLRSLQKTILEVKGIKKDLDELKFALGIPGKDALIKLGIEDLEKVECIWTEFFNEYSDEICVFDGIRKILQELKSNFITLGIITSKTRKEYEDDFMKLGLDDYFNAVICADDTIKHKPNAEPMEEYLKYTNTKREDTIYIGDSIYDVMCATNAGVDSALALWGRDDSDNIKSTYYLNCPNDILNILFNKSC; translated from the coding sequence ATGAAATATTCACATGTTGTATTTGATATTGATGGGACTTTAATAGATACTGAAAAGGCGGTTTTAAGATCATTGCAGAAAACTATATTAGAGGTAAAAGGAATAAAAAAGGATTTAGATGAACTTAAATTTGCACTTGGGATACCAGGAAAAGATGCTTTGATAAAGTTAGGAATAGAAGATTTAGAAAAAGTGGAATGCATATGGACTGAATTTTTTAATGAATATTCAGATGAAATTTGTGTTTTTGATGGAATAAGAAAAATACTACAAGAGCTAAAATCAAATTTTATAACATTAGGAATTATAACGTCTAAGACACGAAAAGAATATGAAGATGATTTTATGAAATTAGGTTTAGATGATTACTTTAATGCAGTAATTTGTGCAGATGATACTATCAAACATAAACCAAATGCTGAACCAATGGAAGAATATTTAAAATATACTAATACTAAGAGAGAAGATACGATATATATTGGTGATTCCATATATGATGTGATGTGTGCTACAAATGCTGGAGTTGATTCAGCATTAGCATTATGGGGAAGAGATGATTCGGATAATATAAAATCTACATATTATTTAAATTGCCCTAATGATATTTTAAATATTTTGTTTAATAAATCATGTTGA
- a CDS encoding ROK family transcriptional regulator — MANSVTIKNININNIRNILDSNKSMTKSDIARYTGVSFPTVSNTIEYLLEKGEVIDCGLKDSSGGRCAKNYSLNPMYLVSLSLYLEGFEIYWFITDHCGNKIQDGRENCKNKILKCIEDIIISMKLNYSQLASIMIGIASNINSGKITSHMEYEELYDIDVIKYLKDKYEIPINIENDMKVAARGYWARHENKDIQAVVSIYMGKNGIGSNMVIDGKIWRGTSNFAGEIHYLPINGDGKKYPMYEFNDIDINIVQYYGKIIQSYIALINPNLIVLYSNSYIIDKLEEIKFYCKCRIPENAMPKIIISDEFIEDYEYGLSKMANELID, encoded by the coding sequence GTGGCTAATTCAGTGACTATAAAGAATATTAACATTAACAATATTCGTAATATATTAGATAGTAATAAGTCTATGACTAAAAGTGATATTGCTAGATATACAGGAGTAAGTTTTCCAACTGTTAGTAATACTATAGAGTATTTACTTGAAAAAGGAGAAGTAATAGACTGTGGACTTAAAGATTCATCAGGAGGAAGATGTGCTAAAAATTATAGTTTAAATCCAATGTATCTAGTTTCACTGTCATTATATTTAGAGGGATTTGAAATATATTGGTTTATAACTGATCACTGTGGAAATAAAATACAGGATGGAAGGGAAAATTGTAAAAATAAGATATTAAAATGTATAGAAGACATAATAATTTCAATGAAACTAAATTATAGTCAGTTAGCAAGTATAATGATTGGAATTGCAAGTAATATTAATAGTGGAAAAATTACATCTCACATGGAATATGAAGAATTATATGATATTGATGTAATTAAGTATTTAAAAGATAAATATGAAATTCCTATAAACATTGAGAACGATATGAAAGTTGCAGCTAGGGGATATTGGGCAAGGCATGAAAATAAAGATATACAGGCTGTAGTGAGTATATATATGGGGAAAAATGGAATAGGATCTAATATGGTTATTGACGGTAAGATATGGAGGGGGACATCTAATTTTGCTGGCGAAATACACTATCTTCCAATTAATGGTGATGGTAAAAAATACCCTATGTATGAATTTAATGATATTGACATTAATATTGTTCAATATTATGGCAAAATAATTCAATCATATATAGCACTAATAAATCCTAATTTAATAGTTCTTTATAGTAACTCTTATATAATAGATAAATTAGAAGAAATTAAGTTTTATTGTAAGTGTAGAATACCTGAAAATGCAATGCCTAAAATTATAATATCGGATGAGTTTATAGAAGATTATGAGTATGGTTTAAGTAAAATGGCTAATGAGTTAATCGATTAA
- a CDS encoding sensor histidine kinase, with amino-acid sequence MKLWQKIYIFSLLLLIVTLNIAGFILIQKLHNNLLEKEVEKCIVEQKFVSSEFRINSLALQKIYYLDTSPDINMSISALMGEYNSLIDREDGQHGDIEILDKQNKILYSDVKFPVSDEKQELENLSVGKTNYIIRTLDGKQYLYVSSIVNVYNAPIKIHYAKDISNIYIEKTNQYALFMKLDILICSLFAVFMFFVSRLITKPINTLIGSTQKISLGQYSERVRIKSKDEFNVLSNHFNLMAQTIEDKINELEISNIEKETFINNLTHELKTPLTSIIGYANLIRTSKYNEELFFESADYIYKEGKRLEQMAFKMMDLIYAKTQEIKLTPEKIMPIIYEVKKSLLVKFKDKNIDLIIEEEDCILDVDKDLIKIALCNLVENAIKASRNDSKIYIRVFVLNDKIFISVLDSGTGMTKEHLDKIWQPFYVVDKARSRKNNGAGIGLSICKKIAEIHNADIKITSELGKGTEVTIIFNKPSIIIDKSI; translated from the coding sequence ATGAAGTTATGGCAGAAAATATATATATTTTCTTTATTATTACTTATAGTTACTTTAAACATAGCTGGATTTATATTGATACAAAAACTTCATAATAATCTATTAGAAAAAGAAGTTGAGAAGTGCATTGTAGAACAAAAATTTGTTTCTTCAGAATTCAGAATTAATTCTCTAGCTTTGCAAAAGATTTATTATTTAGATACTTCTCCTGACATTAATATGTCAATTAGTGCTTTAATGGGTGAATATAACAGTTTGATTGATCGTGAAGACGGACAACATGGGGATATAGAAATTTTAGACAAGCAAAATAAAATACTATATTCAGATGTGAAATTTCCTGTTTCAGATGAAAAACAGGAATTAGAGAATCTTTCTGTAGGAAAAACTAATTACATTATTCGAACATTGGATGGAAAGCAGTATTTATATGTAAGTAGCATAGTTAATGTGTATAACGCTCCAATAAAAATACATTATGCTAAAGATATTTCAAACATATATATTGAAAAAACAAATCAATATGCTCTTTTTATGAAATTAGATATTTTAATTTGTTCTCTTTTTGCTGTTTTTATGTTTTTTGTAAGCAGATTAATAACAAAACCAATAAATACATTAATAGGCTCTACTCAAAAAATATCTTTGGGTCAGTATTCTGAAAGGGTAAGAATAAAATCAAAAGATGAATTTAACGTTCTTTCAAATCATTTTAATTTAATGGCTCAGACAATAGAAGATAAAATAAATGAGTTGGAAATATCAAATATTGAAAAGGAAACTTTCATAAATAACCTGACTCATGAACTTAAGACACCATTAACTTCTATAATTGGATATGCTAATTTAATAAGAACATCAAAATATAATGAAGAATTATTTTTTGAATCTGCAGACTACATTTACAAAGAGGGTAAAAGACTTGAGCAAATGGCTTTTAAAATGATGGATTTAATTTATGCTAAGACTCAGGAAATTAAATTAACACCTGAAAAAATTATGCCAATAATATATGAAGTAAAAAAATCTCTACTTGTTAAGTTTAAAGATAAAAATATAGATTTAATTATTGAAGAGGAGGACTGTATATTAGATGTGGACAAAGATTTAATTAAGATAGCATTATGCAATTTAGTGGAAAATGCTATAAAAGCATCTAGGAATGATTCTAAAATATATATAAGAGTATTTGTTTTAAATGATAAAATTTTTATATCTGTTTTGGATTCGGGTACAGGAATGACTAAAGAACATTTGGACAAAATATGGCAGCCATTCTATGTAGTTGATAAAGCAAGGAGCAGAAAGAATAACGGAGCAGGTATTGGGCTTTCTATCTGCAAAAAAATAGCGGAAATTCATAATGCAGATATAAAAATAACTAGTGAATTAGGTAAAGGGACAGAAGTAACCATAATTTTCAATAAACCTTCTATAATTATAGATAAATCAATTTAA
- a CDS encoding response regulator transcription factor, translating into MKINVLIIEDDEAISNLIKINLSMVGYQSKQLFDGLEAFNLLKEEPFDLILMDIMLPGMDGFELMKKIKDLNIPVIFLTAKNGLADKVTGLKSGAEDYIVKPFETVELLARIEIVLRRYSKNSNCIEFENLKIYEEERLIKRDDETIDLTLKEFELMVLLVKNKNMALSREYLLEKIWGYEYMGETRTIDNHIQKLRKKLDIADNIKTVYKIGYRLEE; encoded by the coding sequence TTGAAAATAAATGTTTTAATTATAGAAGATGATGAAGCTATTTCTAATTTAATAAAAATAAATTTGAGTATGGTTGGTTACCAAAGTAAGCAATTATTTGATGGTTTAGAAGCTTTTAATTTGTTAAAAGAAGAACCTTTTGATCTTATACTAATGGATATTATGTTGCCAGGTATGGATGGTTTTGAATTAATGAAAAAAATAAAAGATTTAAATATACCAGTAATATTTCTAACCGCTAAAAATGGACTTGCAGATAAGGTAACTGGCCTTAAATCTGGTGCAGAGGACTATATTGTCAAACCATTTGAAACAGTTGAACTACTTGCGAGGATAGAGATAGTTTTAAGGCGATATTCTAAAAATAGTAATTGTATAGAATTCGAAAATTTGAAAATATATGAAGAAGAAAGGCTTATCAAAAGAGATGATGAGACAATAGATCTTACCTTAAAGGAATTTGAGCTCATGGTTTTGCTTGTGAAAAATAAAAACATGGCTCTATCAAGAGAATATTTACTAGAAAAGATATGGGGGTACGAATATATGGGAGAAACAAGGACAATAGATAACCATATTCAAAAGCTGAGAAAGAAGCTGGATATTGCAGATAATATAAAAACTGTATATAAAATTGGATACAGATTAGAGGAGTAG
- a CDS encoding endonuclease: protein MNNAKFNIKRFTLSFILSLALVFSFSTAKIAYAITEADIITEPYSVEQSIENQNNTLKTVHGYIIGQPIATDRVLTSGYTGDTAIAIADSETETSTSNMLYVKISAKYRDSFGLKTNPDLQGSQVKVTGYLSSYFSHDGLKDITSITKVTSSEVSTSHTDLDENTSVGDNNSDAIIEDEVSGNNEASSNNATIDDTANSYDDTYYSDAIGKDGNALKSSLHDIIDDNKKLSYAAVWEALMDTDEDPNNTNNVILLYTGRSQGKNTKGSGVDNWNREHVWAKSHGNFGTKAGPGTDLHHLRAADVSVNSARGNLDFDNGGVPHSEATLCRYDSDSWEPRDSVKGDIARMLFYMDVRYEGDKGEVDLELNDKVNNGANPYMGKLSTLLQWNNQDPVDELEKRRNDIIYKKYQHNRNPFIDHPEWANQIWN from the coding sequence TTGAATAATGCAAAGTTTAATATTAAAAGGTTTACACTATCGTTTATACTTAGTTTAGCATTAGTTTTTTCATTTTCTACAGCTAAGATAGCATATGCTATAACAGAGGCAGATATAATCACAGAGCCATACTCAGTGGAACAATCTATAGAAAATCAAAACAATACACTAAAAACTGTTCATGGCTATATAATTGGACAACCAATAGCTACTGATAGAGTTTTAACAAGTGGATATACTGGTGATACTGCTATTGCAATTGCAGATAGTGAAACAGAAACAAGTACATCAAATATGCTTTATGTTAAAATTTCTGCAAAATATAGAGATTCTTTTGGATTAAAAACAAATCCAGATTTACAAGGGAGTCAAGTTAAGGTTACAGGTTATTTATCTTCATATTTTTCACATGATGGATTAAAAGATATTACTAGTATAACAAAAGTAACTTCTTCAGAGGTAAGTACTTCTCATACTGATTTAGATGAAAATACATCAGTAGGTGATAATAATTCAGATGCAATCATTGAGGATGAGGTTAGTGGAAATAATGAGGCAAGTAGTAATAATGCAACAATTGATGATACAGCAAATTCATATGATGATACTTATTATTCAGATGCCATTGGTAAGGATGGAAACGCTTTAAAATCATCACTTCATGATATAATTGATGATAATAAAAAATTATCATATGCTGCTGTTTGGGAAGCATTAATGGATACTGACGAAGATCCTAATAATACAAACAATGTAATATTATTATATACAGGTCGCTCTCAAGGAAAAAACACAAAAGGATCAGGCGTGGATAATTGGAATAGAGAACATGTTTGGGCAAAATCACATGGAAATTTTGGAACTAAAGCAGGACCAGGAACAGATTTACATCATTTAAGAGCTGCTGATGTATCTGTAAATAGTGCAAGAGGAAATTTAGACTTTGATAATGGGGGAGTTCCACATAGTGAAGCTACTTTATGTAGATATGATAGTGACTCATGGGAACCAAGAGATAGTGTAAAAGGTGATATCGCTAGAATGTTATTTTATATGGATGTAAGATATGAAGGTGATAAAGGAGAAGTAGATTTAGAATTGAATGATAAAGTTAATAATGGGGCTAATCCATATATGGGAAAATTAAGTACATTGCTTCAATGGAACAACCAAGATCCTGTTGATGAACTTGAAAAAAGGAGAAATGATATAATATACAAAAAATATCAACACAATAGAAATCCTTTTATTGATCATCCAGAATGGGCAAATCAAATTTGGAATTAA
- a CDS encoding D-isomer specific 2-hydroxyacid dehydrogenase family protein, with translation MEIIAFATRPDEKAGFDKFSKELNIKVKNINERLTLETVHEARGFKFVSVLGNCDVNSEVLEKLNEFGVEYIASRSAGYNNIDIKKAKELGIGISNANYSPKCVADFAVMLMLMCIRKVVWGLERARVNDYSVIGLQGKEMHNLVVGVIGTGKIGQAVIKNLSGFGCKILAYDIYENESMKKYVQYVDMDTLYKECDIITIHSPLFDSNYNLINKESMRKMKDGVVIINTSRGELINTRDLIEALDKGKVGAVGLDVLENEVGIFHSDCRFTGVNNKDIIMLKQMKNVILTHHFAFYTDQAVYDMVGCALKSLRAFHDKIKNPYIINC, from the coding sequence ATGGAAATTATAGCATTTGCTACTAGACCTGATGAAAAAGCTGGATTTGATAAATTTTCAAAAGAGCTAAATATTAAAGTAAAAAATATAAATGAAAGATTAACATTAGAAACAGTACATGAAGCAAGAGGATTTAAATTTGTTAGTGTTTTAGGAAATTGTGATGTTAATTCAGAAGTATTAGAAAAACTAAATGAATTTGGAGTTGAATATATTGCTTCTAGAAGCGCTGGATATAATAATATAGACATTAAAAAAGCAAAGGAGTTAGGAATTGGAATAAGTAATGCAAATTATTCTCCAAAGTGTGTTGCAGATTTTGCAGTAATGCTTATGCTTATGTGTATAAGAAAAGTAGTTTGGGGGTTAGAAAGAGCAAGAGTTAATGATTATTCTGTAATAGGATTACAAGGAAAAGAGATGCATAATCTAGTTGTTGGAGTAATTGGAACTGGAAAGATTGGGCAAGCAGTAATTAAAAATTTAAGTGGATTTGGTTGTAAGATCTTAGCTTATGATATATATGAAAATGAAAGCATGAAGAAATATGTACAATATGTTGATATGGATACCTTATACAAAGAATGCGATATAATTACAATTCACTCTCCATTATTTGATAGTAACTACAATCTTATTAATAAAGAAAGTATGAGAAAAATGAAAGATGGAGTTGTTATAATTAATACATCACGTGGCGAGTTAATTAATACAAGGGATTTAATTGAAGCTTTAGACAAGGGTAAAGTTGGAGCAGTAGGTCTTGATGTTTTAGAAAATGAAGTAGGAATATTTCATAGTGACTGTAGATTTACTGGAGTTAATAATAAAGATATCATTATGCTAAAGCAAATGAAAAATGTTATATTAACTCATCACTTTGCATTTTATACAGATCAAGCCGTATATGATATGGTAGGGTGTGCTCTTAAGAGTTTACGAGCATTTCATGATAAAATAAAAAATCCGTATATAATAAATTGTTAA
- a CDS encoding PTS transporter subunit IIC yields the protein MSEKLSKKEFFNKILTGMSIGIIVALVPSALLGELAKLVGFQMVVSITTIASRLVALIIGLCIAMQFKFTPIQSGTLAIVTMIGSGALKITESGFVLAGMGDIINAGITAIIATLLIILIGDKLKAYTVLLLPTIVITVAGYIGIMSLPYVGVITSVIGDFVAKLTDLQPALMGTFMSVAFAFIIISPLSSVGIALAVSLSGIASGTANLGICAAGFGLAVLGFSVNGLGTSAAHFLGSPKMQMANFVKNPTMIIPVVFNAAIIGLLGALAGIQGTPMSAGFGISGLIGPINNLNIVGYSLGQIINTLVVFIVLPLVVGYVSKIIFMDKLKMVKAEDYLIEFK from the coding sequence ATGAGTGAAAAGTTATCTAAAAAAGAATTTTTCAACAAAATATTAACAGGCATGAGTATTGGTATCATAGTAGCGTTAGTACCTTCAGCATTACTCGGAGAATTGGCTAAGTTAGTTGGATTTCAAATGGTAGTTTCAATTACAACTATTGCTAGTAGGTTAGTTGCATTAATAATTGGATTATGTATAGCAATGCAGTTTAAATTTACACCTATCCAATCTGGAACGCTTGCAATTGTAACCATGATTGGATCTGGAGCACTTAAAATAACTGAGTCTGGATTTGTTTTAGCTGGTATGGGTGATATTATAAATGCAGGAATAACGGCTATTATAGCAACGCTATTAATAATATTAATAGGGGATAAATTAAAAGCATACACAGTATTATTGTTACCAACGATAGTTATTACTGTAGCTGGGTATATAGGAATTATGAGTTTACCTTATGTAGGAGTTATAACAAGTGTAATTGGTGATTTTGTTGCAAAACTTACAGATTTACAACCAGCATTAATGGGAACATTTATGTCAGTAGCATTTGCGTTTATAATAATATCTCCACTATCATCTGTAGGTATAGCACTTGCTGTATCATTATCAGGAATTGCATCAGGAACAGCTAATTTAGGTATATGTGCTGCAGGTTTTGGTTTGGCAGTTCTTGGATTTAGTGTAAATGGATTAGGCACTAGTGCTGCACATTTTTTAGGGTCTCCTAAAATGCAAATGGCTAATTTTGTTAAAAATCCAACGATGATTATTCCAGTAGTATTTAATGCAGCAATAATTGGATTACTTGGAGCTTTAGCAGGGATTCAAGGGACTCCAATGAGTGCTGGGTTTGGAATAAGTGGTTTAATAGGGCCTATAAATAATTTGAATATTGTAGGTTATAGTTTAGGACAAATTATTAATACATTAGTAGTTTTTATAGTTTTACCATTAGTTGTAGGATATGTTTCTAAGATAATATTTATGGATAAGTTAAAAATGGTTAAAGCAGAGGACTATTTAATAGAATTTAAATAA